In Candidatus Accumulibacter cognatus, the genomic window TGGCGTGGCGTGGCGTGGCGTGCAACTCATTGGTTTAATGTATTGTAAAATTTCAAGGCATAATTCTTGCTTTCGTGTGATGGTCAATACCCAACCAAGGAGCCATGACATGTTCAGCCAAACGTCTCGCCTTACGTCGCGCGCCCGATTCCTGAGTGGGCGGTGCTATACCATTGATTTGACCGTCGCTGCCTCGGCGATCGCAGCGGCGTTTGTCGCCGCTCCGGCCGCCGCCACAGTTTTGTTTCAGGAAGATTTTGAGGCATATGCTGTCGGCAGCAACCTGACCGGTCAGGGCGGCTGGGTGCCCGATTATGTGAATAGCGCGCTGAGTGTTGGCAACGGTTCGTTTCTGCCGACTAAGGTCTTGAACGGGCTGGCAGCCTCCAACAACGGTATGCTTAATTTCTCGGCCCGTCCTCTGGGGTTTGCCCTCGACCCGAACCGCATCACGACTCTTGCCGTTGATGCCTACGCAAGTTCCGGGGCCCGTGTCCACGACACGGTGATTGGGTTCGGCAATGCGAGTATTCAGACCTTCACAGCAAGTGGGGTTTTCTGGACAGCCAACTTGATCTCCAGTGGTCGCTGGGACTTTAACGCAGTTCCGCTTACCGGCCATGCTGGCGACAGCTTCATTGTGGTGGGCGGCTACGGCACCCCAGTGAAGATGAGCATCGTTGTCGATGGCGTGGCCAACGAGGTCTACGGTATCTATGATTTCGGCGGTGGCCCTCTGCAAACACCGCATTATGCCATCACTGACGTCCAGATCGCCACACTCAATGAAGTGGGTGTAGTCTTCGATTTCCGCTCGGGAACAAGGGGTGCCGAGTTGGACAACCTGCGGG contains:
- a CDS encoding PEP-CTERM sorting domain-containing protein; translated protein: MFSQTSRLTSRARFLSGRCYTIDLTVAASAIAAAFVAAPAAATVLFQEDFEAYAVGSNLTGQGGWVPDYVNSALSVGNGSFLPTKVLNGLAASNNGMLNFSARPLGFALDPNRITTLAVDAYASSGARVHDTVIGFGNASIQTFTASGVFWTANLISSGRWDFNAVPLTGHAGDSFIVVGGYGTPVKMSIVVDGVANEVYGIYDFGGGPLQTPHYAITDVQIATLNEVGVVFDFRSGTRGAELDNLRVFDNISTAVPEPGTAVLVSASLGLLGFARRRR